Part of the Piliocolobus tephrosceles isolate RC106 unplaced genomic scaffold, ASM277652v3 unscaffolded_41211, whole genome shotgun sequence genome, AGGTGTCCCAACAGTCAAATTGATTGATCTTACCTGTTCAGAGACAAGGAGCAGACCAGTCTTTGTCCCAAAATAACCAGGCCAACACTGGTACTAGCAACCTATAGACAATAAAAGCACTTATTATTAAGATGAGAGAGTGTCAATTTTGGCCACCAATATAATTTCCAATAGTTGAAACATTATAAGCCCAACTTTCCCTCTTAGTCTAAAGACATTGGAAATCTAAAAGACATTGGGAATAAGTACCTCTGAAAATCCTGTCTTGTAAGTTAGGGAAGCTACCTGCAAAGACTTTTTGTTTGATGATctcctttgatttattttttttctcctaatctCTCTTCtctatgtacgtgtgtgtgtgtgcctatgtgcGTATGacatttttgttagatttattatATCCTTCTATCAGATTGCATTTGGCCTTCATTTGCTCAAGTAAAAATGAATTCTACCTTGATTGActtatttagatttaaaaaaaaaagaattccagctCTCCATGTAACTGAGGTAGGTGGTGGAAAGAGTGTGCATGAAGTAGAGACTGGAAAGAGATTTTACAATGTATGAGAGTGTGAGTGCTGGCCTCCCATCCTGCCACACATACCCTTCCCTCAACTCCAACCtcactgagacagggtcttaccctgttgcccagactggagtgcagtggtgcaatcatagctcactgtagcctcaaactcctgggttcagagccacacttccacctcagcctcctgagtagctaggacgacaGGTGCAcaacgccaccacacctggctaaacaattttttttttgtagagatgaggtcttgctattgttgcgcaggctggtctctaactcctggcctcaagcaatcttcctgctttggcctcccaagacactgggattataggcatgagccatcgcgtcCAGCCTCCATCCTCACTCTTAATCAATGGAGCATCCCCACCCTCTTCGAACATTTCAAAGCTGCTGGCCAACAGTCCACAGCAGGAGCAGGATTGGCATCTACAGGCTGCTCCACTGTCTCCCCAGACTTACAAAGTCCATGGAAATGATGGTTTCAACTGTGGAGTTCTTGGGTTGGGTGAGCATCATGATGGAGGCAGGGATGTCCAGGGTGAAGTTGCCTGGTTGTAGATTGATCAcgggaggctccgtggccattATCCTCACCATGAAGGGCTGGGACAACATGTAGATCTCTGCAATCTGCCCACATtccaataaagaaataaagattgtgAGACGTGAGTTGATGAAGGGAAATCACAAGGTTAGGACGGCCTGTGGTGACTAAATCTTACATCGTGCAGTTATAATAGAAAAACAGCTCTTTAATAATcataatcacacacaaaaatcaaacgATGATAACAGTTGGCAGTTACTGAACATAATACTTGATACTACCCACTGTGCCAGGGGCTTTATGTATTATCACATTGAATCTTCAGAAAATCCCTGTGAGGCAGATTCTATCAGCATCCCTGTTTCATAGTGGAGAATGTGAGTCTTACAGAGGTTAAGTGATGTTCTCAAGGTTCTAGGGGAATAAGTGGTAGAATTGGGATTCAAATCTaggtctgggctgggcacagtggctcacacctataatcctagcactttggaaagctgacatgggtggatcacttgagccctggagtttgagaccagccagggcaacatggagaaatcatgcctctacaaaaaataggaaaaatagctgggcgtagtggcttgtgcctgtagtcccagctacttgggaggctgaggtgggaggatcacttgagtcggggaggtggatattgcagtgaaccaagatcgtgccactgcactccagcctggatgacagagcgagaccctgtctcaaaaaacaagcaaacaaaaacaaatctaggTCTATCTGACTCAAGATCCTTGCTCCAAAACCAGGATGCTACATGAACATCTCTTTGCCCTCAAGAGCAATTCCTAGCCCGTAGGTTCATTATGTTCAATACTTAGTGTGCTATGAAGGCACAATATTAACAGTTGCTTTACTACAGTTACAAGTGTTGGCACTAATCCTTCATTTAAGAATTGAATCCTTCATTTACACTAATAAATCCTTTATTTAAACTAATTATTTCAAGTGTGGTGGAATATTGTGGAAGGCACAGGTGATTTACTTTGTGAACTTACAATTATACTGTAACTTGTATGTTAATTGCACTTTAAACTGTActgttcagtaaatattcatgGATAGTTGATTAAGAGAAAAAACTCCCAATAATAGACAGAGGGACTTATCCAAAAAGGAATACATAGAACCCACAAGTCTTCCAGAAGTAATTGCAATGGAGCCAAATACACTATCAAGACTCAAACCCTGAGCACTTACCCGGGAGAGCACATTGCCAAGGCCTTGAGAGTTTTGAACAAAATGGTTGGAAATCTGGAAAATAAAGTCCATTATGTCACTGTTAAGATTTTACCTGGATTGTCTTTTCAGGGAAAATGTAGTGTTCCCTACAATTTTATGAATTGTGAAGCTGTTACACCataaaatattcagtgtttaAAGGCAACCTATCATTTTATAGCCCAATCACAGGGAATCCGAAGTTCAGAGAattaaagtgacttgcccaaggtcacacaagaagttatatttcttttaacTCTGGGAACAATACAGTCTATTGTTAATAACTGTAGAATATTTACACATGGATTGTACATATATAGcacaaaacacttttatttatatatatattacaatctATGTGtacatattctttatatatattacaatCTATCTGTGTGTACATATTCTTTATATGTATTACAATCTATGTGTACatattctttatttatatatatattactatctATGTGTACATATTCTACAGTCATTAACAATAAGCCTTGTGTTATTGTCCTCGCTTTTAGGGATTACTGAGATACCAGATGCTTAAGGAATTTACGTTCACAGATCAATGATTTTCAAGTCTGCAGCTAGAAGCGTCTAATTCTCAGCATCGTAAGGTAGCCACTGCTGCCATACTTACCATTCTGAACATAAGCTTTATATCTACTTGGTAATTAAGACATATAGAATGAGAAGATTAAAAAAGGATGCTCAATAAAAGTTTTTGGTTGGCTGGCTAGAGAGAGTGCTGTCATTATAAAAGGGAGGTGCATGACAGAGAATCAATGAATATCTGTACTATTACTAATCATTGTAGATAAACCAGCTGTAATTACAACCAGGGTAACTCTTTATGTTAGCATAATACAggaaataatgatgatgatgatgatgatgagcaACAGTTACATCGCACTTATTCTGTGTTGGGGATTGGTCTGAATGCTTGACACGTACTTAAATCTTTTAATGCCCATATAAACTCTGTGAGTATGGAACTATTATTATCTcccttttccagatgaggaaattcTGGCACATAGAAGTGATATAAATTGAAATTACCTCTAAGGTCACAGGCAGTATGTGATGGAAAGGGGTCTTGGTATTATCTGAGATGAATCTAGTACAGTGGTGAGTGGTGAGGTATCATGAAAAAACAAATGTAGCAGAACTGGAAACTCGACAATTCTCCAGCGAATACAGGTCGAATATCCCTAATCTGaatatctgaaattcaaagtGCCCCAAAATCCAACTATTAAATGCCGACATGATACacaaaggaaatgcttattggagcattttagattttggattttcagattagggctGCTCAGCCGGTAagtatatataatgcaaatatcgCAAAATCTgacaaaatctgaaatccagaacACGTCTGGTCCCAagtattttggataagggatgCTCAACCCATAACCATGTTCATTCCAcaattccttcattccttcactGTCTTACTGAGAGTGATAACCCAGGAATCGAAATTATGGCATTAAAGTCCTATAACAGGATACTTATAAAAAGGCTGAATGGTAGTGACCATTGAGATCCTCAGTTAACTCCTCACCTCTTTGGTGGAGAGAGTGACGTTGAAAGCCCCAGCTGTGAAATAAGCAAAGGACGCAGATTTAAAGAAATACTCGGCAATTCCAATGTAGAGCATGGAGTTGCTGCGTTCTGGGAGCACAAAAGGAACTGGTGAGAAGGGCGGGTCGGCGAGGTTTTCCAGTGGGTAGAATACGCCCTgtgggaaaacagagaaaaagaccaGTGTATCAGGTGAAAACTCAAATTCTAAGAAGGCTAAGAAGGTGGACCCTCTGAAATAGAACAAGAATTCCAGAagctcgggccgggcgcggtagctcacgcctataatcccagcactttgggaggctaaggcaggtggatcactggagcaaTGGAGTTTGAATTGATTGAATGATTGTTTTTCcatgatcagcctgggcaacatggcaggccctgtctctataaaaaatacaaaaattagccagatgtggtggcatgtacctgtagttccagctactcgggaggctgagagaggagaatcccttgaaccagggaggttgaagttgcagtgaactgtgactgcagcactgcactccagcctcagcctgggtggcagagggggaccttgtcaaaaaaaaaagaagaagaagaagaagaatcctAGAAACTCAGTAATGCTGAAAAACTGTTAAGGCTTTCTGACTCCTTGACCAGTGACTATTTTTCAAAGCTCTTAGGATTCTTGGGCATATTTAGGTGTGTCTGTTCACCCCAGGGTGTAACCTAATGAGAACCCTTGTTGGAACTTTTCTCAGACAAAGAAGGAGGTGCATTTAGCTGGAAGGACAACTCTGAGTAAAAGTCGTTCCTGAGGAGCTGTGAAATGGTGTCAAACACTTGACCTTCAAAATCTGTGTCTGCTGAGTACCTGGGGAATCATAGAAAGAAGGACCCAAGACTCCAAATTGTTTAAATCACTTTTGTGGCATTTCTAGCACTGCTTTCATTAGCTATAGGGCGTTATTACAAAATATTGTCTTGTCCAACATTGAACTGAGTTGAAAGACTCTGGTGAGTGAAGTATGAGCccatatgctttttaaaagacaatgataTTAGCTTTGGAGCAAAATGAAACATAAGCACAATGATCGTTTTTCCATGATCAGTGAACACTAATTCCACGTGCTTATGGCCCTGACAGAGGTCAGCAGCCCTCAGTTACATCCACGAACCTGACACTTAGGAATGGAAGTGCCAACGTGTACCACCTACTGATGTGTTAAGTTCCAATAAATACAGATCGCTCTACTTGCTGCCTCCTAGCTTCAAAACTACTCCTACATGCAAAGACATATGATCCTTCTCCTGAAGAGGGCAAACATATGTTGTACAATACAATCATTTGCTTATCAACAAAATGTTCAAGAATCTTTTGAAAAGGTGTAAACATGAGGCAGTTgcttgaaagaaaattaaattattttctttcaaagaggatgtatatatatttccttctGTACAGaatcattgttttttgtttttgtttttgtttatttgagacagagtctcactctgtcacccaggctggaatgcagtggtaagatctcggctcactgcaacctctgccttccaggttcaaggaattctcccgcctcagcctcccaaacagctgggaatGCAGCTGTGTGTCACTATGCCTCGCtaattgtttgtgttttcagtagagatggggtttcaccatgttgaccaggctggtctcaaactcctggcctcaagtgatccgcctgcctgggtctcccaaagtgctgggattatagttgtgagccaccgcacccggtccatAATCACTGTTTTCTAAATATTGGCTGTTGACAGCCAGGCTGAGGATTCTGATGATGATAAAGTTACCTTCAAGTTCAGGTCAAGGTAGTTCTCAGTAATTTCTGGAGAACTGATTAGGGAGTAATCCAACAGAGTGTAGTTGTCAATCTTGGTTAAAACTAAAtaaccaacaaagaaaaaagaaaatccatattCATTAAAAGCATAGTATAATATATGAATGATGTCTATCTAGAACAATATAACTTTAAATTCTCTGTTTAAAAGATCAATTCCTGCTTTTCATAAGGAATGCATGTTATCTTTTGAAAACCCAGAAAAGTAgatgaatcaaaagaagaaagtgaacatTTTTTCCAAGCGAATTAATCTGAGAGAAGCATCACTAAAATTTGGGTGTGCAGTGGTCCCCCTTATCTGCAGGgcatatgttccaagaccccagtggatgcctgaaagtGTGGACAGTACCAACACCTACATACACTGTGATAAAAGGAATGTGAATGTGAATGTgaatgtgaatgtggtctctctctttctctctctcaaattcacattgagatgttgaatatttttaaactgtggtTGACCacgggtaactgaaactgcagaaggCCAAACTGCAGATAAGGGGGGACTTCTGTATACCTTTTTaggtatacacatatacaaacacaaaatgcatgtatagctttttttttttttttttttttttttttttgagatagagtctcactctatcacccaggctggagtgcagtggtgtaatcttggctcactgcaacctctgcctcctgggttcaagcagttttcatgcctcagccttcccagtagctgggattacaggtaccggccactacacacagctaatttttgtgtttttagtagagacagggtttcaccatgttggccaggctggtttcgaactcctgacctcaagtgatccacccaccttggcctcccaaagtgccgggattacaggcgtcagccactgtgcccagccctatataagttattttttaaaaaggaaattagtaCAAACACAAAACTCATACCAATATTTAGCCATATATATTGGGTTGGTATAATGAAAGACTTTTCAGTTTGATGTTATAAATTGCAgttagaacttcttttttttttcacgagAAGTATGCATTACTGTtgtcattagaaatatttttaaaaacagattgtgTGAGAGAAAATAAAGTCCACTACATTGGAGAGGCCAAGGAAATTCTTAGGCACAGTGCTcctaattcaaataattttatgtattatcaTTTTCAGAATAAAGCACAAGTCAAGAGGACCAGAGTACAGTGTTGGGTGAAGTTCTGGGTGAAGTTCCAGAAAGCACagattgggctgggcgtggtggctcacacctgtaatcccagcattttgggaggctgaggcgggcagatcacctgaggctgggaatttgagaccagcctgactaacatggagaaaccccatctctactaaaaatacaaaattagcaatgtgtggtggcgcacgcctgtaatctcagctacttgggaggctgaggcaggagaatcacttgaacccaggaggtggaggttgtggtgagctgagatcacgccattgcactcaaacctgggcgacaagagtgaaactccgtcttaaaaaaaaaaaaaaaaattaaagcacagaTTTTAGTCTGAAGCTAGTTGTAtgtgcagtgcagtgatgcagggCTCAGGTTTCCCACTTGGCTTTGAAGAGCTGCTTTCCTGACCACTGACATGTGTTCTACAATATGaagacctactccctgttctagAAACAGTTACCTGAGCATCACgtcttctctcttcttgcatGCCATAGATGGAGATGAAAAGCAAGAAGAGATGAAGTGTCTTGCTAAG contains:
- the LOC113223400 gene encoding BPI fold-containing family C protein-like; protein product: MLYIGIAEYFFKSASFAYFTAGAFNVTLSTKEISNHFVQNSQGLGNVLSRIAEIYMLSQPFMVRIMATEPPVINLQPGNFTLDIPASIMMLTQPKNSTVETIISMDFVASTSVGLVILGQRLVCSLSLNR